Sequence from the Castanea sativa cultivar Marrone di Chiusa Pesio chromosome 12, ASM4071231v1 genome:
TCGACGGTGCCTATTTATGGTGTTGATGATGTGTTTGGTGGAATGCCTGGCTCGAAGAGCTCTGCTTCGGCTCCGAATAATGATGATGTGTTTGCGTCGTTTGCTTCAATGTCGATGCAGAGTGCTCccattgatgatttgtttggtAATTTGGGTGCAAAATCGAAGAGCGCGAGCCGGAATGGATCGgtgaagaatgccaatggttttgatgatttgatACCTGGATTTGGTGGAAGTAGTCCTCTGAATATCGGGTATGTAATTGTTCGATAAGAAAGAATTTTGATCAGTCACATTGTTCAATTTTACTATTAGAATGCCAATGTTTTGCTCATAATGACAATGCTTCTGGTTAGTTTCTTGAGTAGTAGTTTAACAATTTAATATTAGTTTGAGTGTAGATTATTATTGTAGTGACCTTaattcttgaagaagttgttgaaTTTGCTATATATGATGGGAAAATGTGGCTTTGTCAATAATGTTATTGAAGTCTGGGGATGGTTTAAAATGGGTTTGGTTCAAAATGTTTTACATTTATTAAAAGTGTTTGTTTATATTAAGTGCCTAACATCCCATGTCATAAAATTTGCTTACATTTTGGTAGAATGATATTAATCATTTGGAAGAAATAAGCAGTCCTCTGCTTCATTGACCCTGCTCTAATAATGTCTTTAGCATATACTAGAATTACAATAATAGCAACTCTTAACGCTTGCAGATGCATGTAgaaatcttctttttcttctcaagCATTGACATGTGGAGTCAGGCATGGGCTTGAATATGAATGGGATTGGTGCATATAAATCGCCATTCAATTTGATTGCTTATGGAAGATAGCAGTTTACACAAATGACCTACTGACTTGACTTGTGGATTATTAGagaataaataacaataatataacataCGATTGTTATTGAGTGGCATTTGTCTTGCCAATCATGTGTTAATAATAAGTTCATAACCAATTGTTGCTTTATGTTTGTTGGCTTATTAACAAATGCCacttttttaccttttattCCTGTGAAGGTATAGTTGTTGGGAGAACTAATGGATCCCCAATGATTGGCCAAGGCTGGAAAGGTCTATCAGATGAACAATGATTAAATCTATGGATTCTTagactataatatttttaatctaAATGCAAAAAAATGGGGTGAGCATAGAGGGTTGGTCTCAAGAACATTTTACTTGAATTTACTCTGGTTATGGGTTTGTTACCTATGATGGTTTGGATTTGAGCCTAGATGCTTGGGAGATAAGATACTAGAAAGTACAAGGCAATTGAGAAAAGAAGTATTCATCCTGCACTTTCCATTCGTGCATCCAACAGGATGGTCAAAATAgtaacttattatatatatataaatacatgaaAGCTGAAGGGTACAATGACCAAGAAAGATTTTAAGTAAACTGAAAAAATGCAATTGAAGCATCTTGTCTGCCACTAATGTATTTTGCGGTTGCAACTGAAGGATGGAGCACCTGCTTTCAAGTTGTATTTGTGGCTTTAACTAAAGGATAAATAGGCCTTTAGTCAGTCTTGCATGCATAAGTGGTTGCTTTCCTTGTCATGCATTCTAATGATGCATTAGATGGATGGTTAATTCTGCGAGCTTTGAATGTGGTGCTATTGCTTTCTAAGCAAGTTTCATGACTGTTGTTCATGTTCATATATTATCGTTGATCGGTAGTATTCATATTCTTATCATGACTGTTACCATTACCATTGCTCGTACTATTACAGATACCATTTACTTAATCAGTTGACCAGTTCCAGAGCTGTCTACATGAAGCTTATCAGTGAGTTGGTTCATCATAGTTTGCCATGCATACTTGCAAAGATCACATCTTCTGTGGTCCTTTCCATCTATCAAATGTTACTACATGATTACTtcaatatttttgtattgttaaaTGCTAGACAAATCTCGTTGTCCTcactttcacaatttttttcacagGGCAAATGCTAGGGCTAATCAGGCTCAGCAATCATCTATTCATTCAACTAAACCGGCCTTCACTTCAGAAGACCCCTTTGTAATATTAGAATCAACTTCAACCACTGCATATACTTCCTCAGAACTGTTCTCAGATCCACTTGAAGAAATAGGTAAGCTGAGTGAATCTGGTGGCACAAAAATTGGTGTTTCATCAAATGCTATCCCGTCATTGAGGCCTCCCCCAAAACCAATGCAAGTTTCAAAGGCAGATAAAGGTTTTTATTGCTTCCTCAAATTTTGGAGATTCTTAATCCCTTAAGTCCCCACATAACTTTAATAATTGGGAGATGATTTTTGATGCAGTTAAGAACTCAAGTGTGTCTTCAATTGACGAACTTGAGGACTTTGCCATGGGTAGGGTGCGTAATAAAGCTGGTGAACGGTCAGAGGTATCCACTAGTAAAAAAGTGGTAAAGAACTCAGCCACCAAATCTAGTAGATATAATGAAGCTGTAGATACTTCACACCGTAATCAGCAAAAGGGTGGAGATGATCTAGAGTCCTTTTTCAGTACAGGTTCTAGATCAAGCAGTGTaccaagatcaagggctacaactttggtAGGAACCATAGATGTACAATTTTGACCCCTTTTTTTTGCACCAATcagattatattattttctttctcatgCATTTTTTAGGACCCTTTATTTGATGCGTCAATATACAAGAGAGCCCCTGAAGTGCCCCAGAGGAAGCCTTCAGGGTCCTCAGTCAGCATAAAGAAGTCTCCTTCTGCATCATTCATAAATGATGACCTTTCATCCATTTTTGGaggtaatttatttttgaaatatgatTTTCTTTCCTAGCATGGAAAATTTCTTTGTAGGGAATATCTCTTCTAGTTTTAATTTCTATGGTGAATTTTGTTTGCAAAAGATGCTTCATTACTTGGAGAATTTCAAGAGGTTGAAGGGGAaagtgaagaaagaagaagagccaGATTGGGGCGTCACCAAAGGACCCAGGAGCGCGCGGTGTATATTTTAACCTTATCCTTATgctagtgttttttttcttagatgTAACCACATTTATGTTCTTGGATGCATGAGCTTCATTTGTTTCTCTGTTCTTGTTTAGATGAATGcagaaattttatttgatataaaGGTGAAGGGGAATTTGCAAGTGAAAATACACAGTCAAAAGGGAATTTTAAGAtctttaaggaaaaaattatgataatcTCTTATGCTATATGTATTCAGTCTTCATTATTTCCACAAATTCCATTTATTCAATTAGCAGTCTGAGATAGTGAAACTTCAGTTGGCTTTCTTAGCATTGTAATCCCTCCACTACAATAGCCTTTCAACTCTTGACATATACAACAGCATCTTTTAAGTCATATGCAGTCCAATTAACTACCTTCAGATTTCCTGGCTTAGCTGCATGATCTTGATTGATATTCACAGCACATGGCCAATTTGCTTCCTGGGTTGACGGACACTATCCATTATTGAGTTTTGGGTTATATTTGTACGTACTTTTGAGTGGGATGGTTTGATAGTGTGTGTTGGTTGTATTTTCAGGCAAAAGCTGTGGCTGATATGAACCAGCGTGACTTTCAAACACAGCAGGAGCAAGAAGAGAGGCGTGTAAGTGTTTGCTGTGTTGGGTCGGAGTTCTGATGCTTTCATTTGggatctaatatatatatatatatatatatatatatatatatatatatatatatatatatatataatgattttcCAAATATTCACAGCTTATCTCTTTGCATCAATCTTAAACatatattgttttctttatttctttacattttttCCTTGGGTGGAGATAACTTATAAAGCATGTTTATTTATGTTGTGCTACTTCTTACTGtgtttattatcattatttttctgttcttttaTAACTGCTTAGTGTATTTCAATGATTTTGTGGGCAGAGGATTTCTGAGACGGTagacataaaaataaagagCTGGGCGGCAGGAAGAGAAGGCAATATGCGTGCACTGCTATCATCATTGGAACATGTGTGTTCTTACTTTTTACTTCTTGAGTAGATTTTGTTATCTTACATTAGCTGATTTTTCACATCCTACTGGTTttccttagaaaaaaaaagttcaagaaTTAGAACTTATGAAATTGAAGTCATAATATCAGGTTTTATTGGTGGAATATGATTTCAGCAGTGgggttaaaaaatatattgtattaaTCAAAGACAGAAAAGAGGTCTCTCTAACTTCCTGTGCAGATCTCTAATTATCGGTGCAAGATAGATAAGTAAAATAgttgtgccaaaaaaaaaaaaaactagattcaCATAGATGGTACACCTTATTTCTTGATCGTTGACTGTAGACTCTCATCAACGCTGAACAGGAATTCTGGAGTTGCAGCATTGAGTCATTGACATACTTTCAGGCAATTTTCAGGAAGGCTTTGGTACTAACCTGGTTTCTAATACATTTGCCTCAGCCTCCATAGTCCATACTAATGATTGGACTTGGTGAGACACATTAATGTGCATGTGTGCATCAATGCATGTATGCATGcatgtgcacacacacacatacttaTGTGCTTGCTCCTATATGTTTTTAATTGGACTATCCTTCTTTCAGATAGTAATGAGTACATCCAATATTTGTCTCGGAGAATTATAAATGCTTTTCAAATCAATTAGAGTTGCTATGGTGCATAAGAAGTTGATTGGGATATTCAtatttaagatttgttgagTTATTTGGTTGCAAGTAGTAAGAGCCTGAGAGTCCATATCACTGTAAAAGACAATAAACAGCACCAAAAGTCTTAAGAAAAGCTAATTCAACACCCTCTCCTCTccccctccaaaaaaatatattttaaattatacgACATCTGTTTaactcattttcttttaatcattttcttttcttaaagaTAATTCTTATCTTGTCTGCATTTACAGTTTATGTTTGATATATGTCAAAAGATAAGGACGTGAATTTTAGGCAAAGCTGATTTAACCCTAGAAAACGAGTAGTTCTAATTACATCATATCTATTCAActctatttgtttttctttttctttttaaatttttttaaaaatagattaataaaattgtatgGCCCGGAACAatatgtatgcatgtatgtatgtatgtatgtatgtatgtatggatCTATATGTATGACCACATCTACAACACCTATTATTTTGAAAGTCCTTTCAGGGTTATCCAGAGTCTTGTGTGGTGTGTAGACTTACAGTAGCTCTCAAAATTTTTATCCACCTccattttgttttcaaattaataatattttggaaaaattacattttttcacCCTAAACTATCGCCTCAATTACATTTAACCCCATAAACTATTGAAACACATGATTGACCacccaattttaaaaataagttacacTTAACCCCTTgtcatatattttgttattaagtCTGATGGAATATAGCATTGAAAGACTAATTTACCCCTCTGCCATCTGTTTTAGAGGGTAAATTGGTCTTTCAATGCTAAATTCGTCATACTTCACACCAAAACAAATGATGGGGGGGACATTGAAAAAAGTTATACTTTGGGGGATCAATCGTGCATTTTGATAGTTCAAGGGATTAAGTGAAATCAGGTGAAAGATTAGGGtggaaaagtgtaattttccctaaTATTTTAGGCTGACTGAAATGACATAGCAAACTGAAATTTAAATACCTTGCTTATTAATTTGTGAATTATCTGATCCTAgcataaactaaataatatctTCTGGAAGataatttttacttatcaaaaaatatatatattgtcagtTGAAACACGTTTAAGTCTTTTGAAGTAATGGCGTATGCCTCCTGGAATCCGCTCAAGTTATTCCTCATATTCTTGAGACACTTTTTAATGTGGTGGGTTGCTTGGCCGGTGTTCTTCCATAAAATTCAATGACAAGGATGAAGGAAGAGTTATAGGAGTCTAAtactatattttaaaattacaacTATGTCCTTATCAATGTTCCACAAAGGTAAACAAtggaatataaaatataaaatacaatgaTACTTCCTATAGATTTAAATTCCAAGCCTAATAggattttcctaattttttccCTGAAAGCCGTGTtcccttaattttattttgtgatattGTTAAAAGAGTGATTCGTTGCATTTACAGGAAAAAGAAGTGTCAATTTCTTGGTAGAAAACCATCTGTTATCTTCCTTAGAATTATGACCTCATTGATTCCTGAGTCCTTAGTAGTTTAGTATTTGATGTTCCTAACttcattctccaaaaaaataaatggaagtATTTTTCTTTGGAATGATAAACAGGTGCTTTGGCCTGAATGTGGTTGGCAGCCAGTGTCTTTGACAGATATGATTACCTCTGCCTCGGTTAAAAAGGTTTACAGAAAGGCAACATTGTACATTCATCCTGATAAGGTTCAGCAAAAAGGTGCCAGTCTCCAACAAAAATATACTGCAGAGAAGGTTTTCGATATCCTTAAGGTACCCATCAGCATttcatattatatttaaaagaacTGATCTTGGTAATTTATTAGGTATAATACTTTGGTTTGTTAATCGAATAAATGAAATTTCAGTAAAAATGATGTTGGATACAAGCATTGCACGTAGCATATGATGGTCTTATTCTTTTCaaacttttatctttttcttgctCTTTTACTATGTTCCATAAATTCCTGCATTACCAATGGTAATTTCAAATGTATCCTCCTTTTTGACCCAGAAAAAAGGCCCTAATTCATGATGCAGTTTGTTAATAGGACAAGTTGCTGCTGTCTGTGGATGAATCCTGTAGTTATAAATGGTTTTAGAGCATTTTGCCACAAGAATATAGGAATTAGTAATTATTTCCACAATTTCCGACTCCATTACAGTCCTGTATCCATTAAATTAGTTTCACACTTTGTTGTATAGGGAGGGAATAAAAAGTCTAGCAGGTGGGGTTTATTAGCACTTGCTGGTCATTAAAAATTTCAGTTATTTTGGTTTTCCTTTTAATGTAATTTGGAAGGCTGTTCTTGTTCCATGGTAATTAAGTCTTATGAGAAAATAATCTAGAATGCCTTCTTTGACTGGCAATATCTATGCTTTATGTTCTACATAGGCTAAGAAACTGAAAATGTTTTAGAATTTGGCCATCACATATCTGATTATGATTCTCTTCTAATTAACATGACTACTATTGCATTATATCTCTTCTTCTGCagcaatataaattttattttttattttttattttatccttattttgattcttcattttgctTAATTCTAACACAGGAAGCTTGGAACAAATTCAATAAAGAAGAACTTTCTTAGATACCTCGGTTGAATCGTTCCTTTTCGGGCTACATGGGTTAGCAAATAAAAGTCTCATATTGGTGAGGAAGATATCTATGCTTTACCGTTAGAATGGCTATTTTGCAGGTTTCAAAAAGCTGTGGGCTGAGTTCTGCTTACTGTCATTCCTTAAGACACAGTCTTTCCCTAGCTGCAGGAATGTTTGATAAGGTGGGAATAATTATCTTATGGGATGGTCTTATGAGTAACTCCCTCTCACAGCATGTGGAACCCATACATCTGGGTCCCACACCATCTCACTAGATACAACCTCGATAAAATGTACTTAAATATCATGTAAAGTAATGTTGATACAGAAATTTGTAGGTTTCTAGGATTTTCGAGGTTTACTGGGTGCATCCCCATTGAAATTCAATCAGTCAACAACCATTTGATGCAAGGACCCTTCTTCCCCTCCCCCTCCTCTCTCTGGTGGTGTGGGGATAATTACTCGCCATAATGTTGTTAGCATTTGTTTTGTGGTTGTTATTTGTTGAGTAGATAGATATATGTTATTAATTTTGAACACAAGTGTCGTTTATGATTTATCCAAGACATTGAATAGCCAATCGGCCATTGGGCTTATGgtttattttgcattttgtaGTTGACATTAATCATGGTTCTAAAGCTTCgtgttttttcaattcatacttttaacatttaaaaaagtGGCTAACATGTGTTAAACTTGTAGTTCAACTAAACAtctcttgatatttttttttgtccagTGCTTCTAGTGCACTGGAACCGTTGTGATCATGATATGTGTTCATTTTTTGATGTGATGATCGCAACGGGTCCAGTGTCATAGGGCACTGGATAGAAGGTAGGGAGTGATGAAAACAGCGGGTCCACTGTCTAGTGTCACATGAGGCATTCTGAATTTTGAGAGATGGGAGTGGTGAAAAAAGTAGGTAATAAGTAAGATTCAAATGATAAATCTTCTTTCATTTCTAGGTTTGTGTATATAGtgtttgttttctaaaaaaatttatcattttttattaattttttttagttttattattatttttatttggaagtggtattttttattgttcaaataattttttattattattttaaaaaaatgctatgtctataacattttcacaataaagtctATGGGGTAGGTTATTATAGGCTGTtattggtagagttaaaaagtaatttcagtggtagattcaaattagaactaataataattaattatttatgggATAGAAAACTAATTTTCATTAGTGAGATGATGATAGGAAATAAAACAGCgcagaaaagaaaaatagagaccaaaatgaaaattaatcCAAATTATAAGAACAATAAGTATATTTTCCCTTGATTGattcttgaaatcttcaaaaatagaaaacagGATATCAGGACGTAATGGGAAATTTCTTAGTTCTCACTGTTACAGTCGATGTTTATCCATCACACAATTACTGGCAAGATTTTCATGGCGTACACAAATGTCATGGACAAACTATGGGAAAATTAGTGGGTCTAATTAATTTTTGCTCTGTTAACGCCAACAACATGCGTAAAAAGCCACATGCAAGACTTTTTGTTAGTGTTGGGCCAAACGTAGATGTTACGGACAAGCTAGGGGGTTCTTATGAGGCCTAATGTTAGCCCGTGTTTTGCAATCGCAGTTAGCAGAACTGTTTGGCTAAGGACATTGTACTACACCATGTAGTGTTAGGTTTGATTTAGGCAAATATTAATAGGTGGGGGAGGAGTTTGTAAGGAAAAGGGTCACACCCCTTTTTGTTAGGTGTTAGCCCAATGAACTTATGGTAAACAAGGAATCTTAAGAATAAGGTTAAGATTTATCTAGCAAAATTGAGGTTAAGTTTAACTTTTTGGGTTTCTGTGAGCCTAATTAGTAAATTGTTTTTGCAATTAAATAATGTAATTGGATTCGAATCTCACCTACACAAAAAAGAATTTCATTATtgtatgagaaatgatatgtccacaacatttttataacaaatcttaa
This genomic interval carries:
- the LOC142619681 gene encoding uncharacterized protein LOC142619681, whose amino-acid sequence is MDEFGVLTERFGLKPQGKAAPMAASKQPTSSINPQTQNFGFNSGQNPKPSSSSSRSSLHSNSAFGSFLDDQNGIFQSNGDSKTQNFGGFDDLLFGGPGKSTNQSNSFDYDSIFSNNSNGKPSTVPIYGVDDVFGGMPGSKSSASAPNNDDVFASFASMSMQSAPIDDLFGNLGAKSKSASRNGSVKNANGFDDLIPGFGGSSPLNIGANARANQAQQSSIHSTKPAFTSEDPFVILESTSTTAYTSSELFSDPLEEIGKLSESGGTKIGVSSNAIPSLRPPPKPMQVSKADKVKNSSVSSIDELEDFAMGRVRNKAGERSEVSTSKKVVKNSATKSSRYNEAVDTSHRNQQKGGDDLESFFSTGSRSSSVPRSRATTLDPLFDASIYKRAPEVPQRKPSGSSVSIKKSPSASFINDDLSSIFGDASLLGEFQEVEGESEERRRARLGRHQRTQERAAKAVADMNQRDFQTQQEQEERRRISETVDIKIKSWAAGREGNMRALLSSLEHVLWPECGWQPVSLTDMITSASVKKVYRKATLYIHPDKVQQKGASLQQKYTAEKVFDILKEAWNKFNKEELS